A single Flavobacteriales bacterium DNA region contains:
- a CDS encoding Na+:solute symporter, with translation MVLHWVDWSIIAIFLLFSVLINLKFKSLGESGLEGFFLGGRNLPWYLAGLSMVATTFAADTPLAVTELVAQGGIAKNWLWWNMLAGGLLTAIFFTRLWRRSGVLTEVEFINIRYSGRAAKFLRSFKAVYLGLIINAVVIAWVNLAFMSLVEVFFGITGAKLYLITGLAMLIVYAYSSISGLKGIAVTDAFQFIIAMIGCIVLAVLVLQSDKIGGISGLKSKLDSSAFQFFPTIKNEMSKSAIVDNEKIFTISVASFFTMAGVLWWSTWYPGAEPGGGGYIAQRMMSAKDEKNSFFATLFFQIAHYCLRPWPWILVALCALVLYPDLPAADQKLGYVMAMKDYLPTGLKGLLLVAFLGAYMSTISTQLNWGASYLVNDFYLPVRQASRNSESNELDSNIVKQKEQNLIRVSRMATLLVVVFSLIITTQVKTISGVWEFIMQCGSGLGLVLILRWFWHRINVWSEITATITPFFVYGFVLIKQNIFKNDFLLSHSQAELDAFLSSGVADIPLYFDFANGVLLSVSITTVCWLVVTFLTRPTDHKVLSKFYEKVQPTGAWGGFGQPNNSLLIWSALAWVSSIVMVYSCLFCSGKFIFMEWQQGFQFLATAIIGFVGFVFFAKKAKLFA, from the coding sequence ATGGTTTTACATTGGGTTGACTGGAGCATTATTGCAATCTTTCTTCTTTTTTCGGTTTTGATAAACCTAAAATTCAAATCGCTCGGCGAATCCGGGTTGGAAGGTTTTTTTCTTGGAGGTAGAAATTTGCCGTGGTATTTGGCAGGATTGAGCATGGTAGCCACCACGTTTGCCGCCGACACACCATTGGCGGTTACAGAACTTGTGGCTCAAGGGGGAATTGCCAAAAACTGGCTTTGGTGGAACATGTTAGCCGGAGGGCTTCTAACCGCAATATTTTTTACCCGACTTTGGCGGCGGTCAGGAGTGTTAACGGAAGTCGAATTTATAAATATTCGATACAGTGGCAGGGCGGCAAAATTTTTACGCAGTTTTAAGGCAGTATATCTTGGGTTGATAATCAACGCAGTGGTAATTGCCTGGGTTAATCTGGCTTTTATGTCGTTGGTGGAAGTCTTTTTTGGAATAACCGGAGCTAAACTCTACCTCATTACCGGGTTGGCCATGCTTATTGTGTATGCCTATTCGTCTATTTCTGGCCTTAAAGGTATAGCCGTTACGGATGCTTTTCAATTTATTATTGCGATGATTGGCTGCATAGTGCTTGCAGTTTTAGTATTGCAAAGTGATAAAATTGGAGGAATTTCAGGGTTAAAATCAAAGCTTGATTCAAGTGCTTTTCAATTTTTTCCAACTATAAAAAATGAAATGTCAAAATCGGCGATTGTCGATAATGAAAAGATTTTTACCATTTCTGTGGCCTCCTTTTTTACGATGGCCGGAGTGCTTTGGTGGAGTACTTGGTATCCGGGTGCCGAACCCGGTGGTGGTGGATATATCGCCCAGCGAATGATGTCGGCCAAAGACGAAAAAAATTCTTTTTTTGCTACACTGTTTTTTCAAATTGCCCATTATTGTTTGCGACCCTGGCCATGGATTTTAGTGGCCCTGTGTGCATTGGTTTTGTACCCCGATTTGCCAGCCGCCGACCAAAAATTAGGCTATGTAATGGCCATGAAAGATTATCTACCAACAGGTTTAAAAGGGTTGTTGCTGGTTGCTTTTTTAGGAGCTTATATGAGCACTATTTCTACCCAACTCAACTGGGGAGCAAGCTATCTGGTAAATGATTTTTATTTACCCGTTAGACAAGCAAGTCGAAATTCAGAAAGCAATGAATTAGACTCAAATATTGTGAAACAAAAAGAGCAAAACTTGATTAGAGTGAGCCGAATGGCAACCTTATTGGTTGTAGTTTTTTCATTAATCATCACCACTCAGGTTAAAACTATTTCAGGGGTTTGGGAATTTATTATGCAATGCGGAAGCGGCTTGGGGTTGGTTCTTATTCTACGTTGGTTTTGGCATCGCATCAATGTATGGAGCGAAATAACTGCCACAATTACACCTTTTTTTGTCTATGGATTTGTACTCATCAAACAGAATATTTTTAAAAATGATTTTTTGCTAAGTCATTCGCAGGCAGAGTTAGATGCCTTTTTAAGCAGTGGAGTGGCAGATATTCCGTTGTATTTCGATTTTGCCAATGGCGTATTATTGTCGGTTTCTATTACCACAGTTTGTTGGCTGGTTGTTACCTTTTTAACCCGCCCCACCGACCACAAGGTTTTATCTAAATTTTACGAAAAAGTGCAGCCAACAGGGGCCTGGGGAGGTTTTGGCCAACCCAATAACTCCCTGCTCATTTGGTCGGCTTTGGCTTGGGTTTCGTCAATTGTAATGGTTTACTCATGTCTATTTTGTAGCGGAAAATTCATTTTTATGGAATGGCAGCAGGGCTTTCAGTTTTTAGCTACAGCCATCATTGGTTTTGTTGGTTTTGTGTTTTTTGCCAAAAAAGCAAAGCTCTTTGCATAG
- the pfkA gene encoding 6-phosphofructokinase, translated as MKRIGVFTSGGDSPGMNACIRAVVRTALYHDLEVMGVRRGYQGMIEDEFVEMSRKSVANILQLGGTILKTARSKEFMTPEGRKKAFENLKNHEIDALVCIGGNGSYTGALKLYEEYNIPTVGLPGTIDNDLYGTDYTIGYDTAVNTAVEAIDKIRDTADSHNRVFLVEVMGRDSGFIGIQVGISAGAEAIFIPERTGEMEMVRQHFNNANRRNKSFSIIVVAEGETTGNSSVLFEKIKKEFPDIDIRNTVLGHIQRGGSPTAKDRVLASRLGYEGVLALLNGEKNVTVGVVNDQVKYTPFTEAISHQKKIDTSLIKMAEILSY; from the coding sequence ATGAAAAGAATTGGAGTCTTTACTTCAGGCGGCGATTCGCCTGGTATGAATGCCTGCATTCGGGCAGTGGTAAGAACAGCATTATACCATGACCTTGAAGTTATGGGTGTAAGAAGGGGATATCAAGGAATGATTGAGGATGAATTTGTTGAAATGAGTCGCAAATCGGTGGCCAACATACTTCAGTTAGGTGGAACCATATTAAAAACTGCAAGGAGCAAAGAATTTATGACTCCGGAAGGTAGAAAAAAGGCTTTTGAGAACCTCAAAAACCACGAAATTGACGCTTTGGTGTGTATTGGTGGAAACGGCTCTTATACCGGAGCTTTAAAACTTTATGAAGAATATAACATTCCGACCGTTGGACTGCCTGGCACAATTGATAATGATTTGTATGGAACCGATTACACCATCGGCTACGACACCGCCGTAAACACTGCCGTAGAGGCAATAGACAAAATACGAGATACCGCCGACAGCCACAACCGCGTTTTTTTGGTTGAAGTTATGGGAAGAGACTCCGGTTTTATTGGCATTCAGGTGGGTATTTCGGCAGGTGCCGAAGCCATATTCATTCCCGAAAGAACTGGTGAAATGGAAATGGTTAGACAACACTTTAACAATGCCAACCGCAGGAATAAATCGTTCTCAATTATTGTTGTGGCTGAAGGTGAAACTACCGGAAACTCCTCCGTGCTTTTTGAAAAAATAAAAAAAGAATTTCCGGATATTGACATTAGAAATACGGTGTTGGGGCATATTCAACGTGGTGGTAGCCCAACAGCAAAAGACCGAGTTTTGGCCAGTAGGCTGGGCTATGAAGGCGTTTTGGCACTTTTAAATGGCGAAAAAAATGTAACGGTTGGGGTGGTTAATGACCAAGTTAAATATACTCCATTTACAGAGGCGATAAGCCATCAAAAGAAAATTGATACATCCCTCATAAAAATGGCTGAAATACTATCCTATTAA
- a CDS encoding aminotransferase class IV produces the protein MQNRSFLYGDGFFESIRIIDKSIPLLNLHLERAQKTALFFGMNWPKKWDEPFFKHEIFDKYELTNGVVRITFYRANGGLYYTENAEICFEVSSRLMNETGIFLLNENTTSDNLIRQISELNELKLVVGTYIKKPINPLSPFKLNSAILYVYAAQQLKTANGIDDLFLLNEDGNICEALSSNVLIYIDGNWITPNMQTQGPVNGVYFAYMRQYISVKEKTVTINELKSAELILLTNATLGIRRACLIG, from the coding sequence ATGCAAAATAGATCTTTTCTTTATGGCGATGGCTTTTTTGAGTCGATAAGAATTATCGATAAAAGCATTCCATTGCTAAACCTACATTTGGAAAGAGCTCAAAAAACGGCTCTATTTTTTGGTATGAATTGGCCAAAAAAATGGGATGAACCATTTTTTAAACATGAAATATTCGATAAATATGAACTAACAAATGGCGTTGTTCGAATAACCTTTTATCGGGCAAATGGCGGACTTTATTATACCGAAAATGCAGAAATTTGTTTTGAAGTATCCTCAAGGTTAATGAACGAAACTGGCATATTTCTTTTAAATGAAAATACAACTTCTGATAATCTAATCCGGCAAATTAGTGAGCTGAATGAACTAAAACTTGTGGTTGGTACTTATATCAAAAAGCCAATTAATCCATTATCCCCATTCAAATTAAATTCGGCAATACTTTATGTATATGCGGCTCAACAATTGAAAACAGCGAATGGAATTGATGATTTATTTCTGCTAAACGAAGATGGAAATATTTGCGAAGCACTGAGTAGCAACGTTTTAATTTACATTGATGGAAATTGGATAACTCCAAATATGCAAACTCAAGGCCCCGTAAATGGCGTATATTTTGCTTATATGAGGCAATATATTTCTGTAAAAGAAAAAACAGTTACCATTAATGAATTAAAATCTGCCGAATTGATTTTGTTGACCAATGCCACCCTGGGCATCCGAAGGGCTTGTTTAATAGGATAG
- a CDS encoding Na+ dependent nucleoside transporter, translating into MHILRGFLGLFFLLFVAYGFSKNRKSINWRLVLSGVGLQLILAVLIYKAPGFDSFFGWLATGFTRLLSFTDEGAKFIFGKWPEVAQIFDMTTGTPVAHTIGYVFAFKVLPTIVFFSALTSLLYYLGILQKVVYGFAWVLSKTMRLSGAESLAAAANIFVGQTEAPLVVKPYISKMTKSEILCLMVGGMATIAGGVFAAFIGMLGGADPQMQEMFAKHLLTASILSAPAAIVFAKMLLPETEEVEKKLDIDKEKIGADPLEAISTGTTEGIKLAVNVGGMILVFLAFIAMFNFFLTNIIGSFDGIGSWKFTSLNEMVKSNTIYQSFNLQMILGYVFAPVAWLIGISSNDMILSGQLLGEKTVLNEFIAYISLSNFEHSAAFVHQRSIVILTYALCGFSNFASIGIQIGGIGTLAPNQRTTLAKLGMRALLGGTLACLMTAAIAGIFY; encoded by the coding sequence ATGCATATTTTAAGAGGGTTTTTAGGTTTATTTTTTCTACTTTTTGTAGCTTATGGTTTTAGTAAAAACAGAAAGTCTATAAATTGGAGGTTAGTCTTATCTGGAGTTGGTCTTCAGTTGATTCTAGCAGTGTTGATTTATAAAGCCCCTGGCTTTGATAGTTTTTTTGGATGGCTGGCCACTGGTTTTACTCGTCTGCTTTCATTTACTGATGAGGGTGCAAAGTTTATTTTTGGGAAATGGCCCGAAGTAGCTCAGATTTTTGATATGACCACTGGCACTCCGGTGGCCCATACCATTGGGTATGTGTTTGCATTTAAGGTTTTGCCAACCATTGTTTTCTTTTCAGCCTTAACATCATTGCTATATTATTTAGGAATTCTTCAAAAGGTGGTATATGGGTTTGCTTGGGTATTGAGCAAAACGATGAGACTTTCGGGTGCAGAAAGTCTTGCAGCAGCCGCCAATATTTTTGTTGGTCAAACGGAGGCTCCACTTGTGGTAAAACCCTATATAAGCAAAATGACGAAATCTGAAATTTTGTGCCTCATGGTTGGTGGCATGGCCACTATAGCAGGTGGGGTTTTTGCAGCATTTATTGGAATGTTGGGTGGAGCAGATCCGCAAATGCAAGAAATGTTTGCCAAACATTTATTAACAGCTTCCATATTATCTGCTCCTGCTGCCATTGTTTTTGCAAAAATGCTTTTGCCCGAAACGGAGGAAGTAGAGAAAAAGTTGGATATTGATAAAGAAAAAATTGGTGCAGACCCGCTTGAGGCCATATCTACCGGAACAACGGAAGGAATAAAATTGGCCGTAAATGTGGGCGGAATGATTCTGGTTTTTTTGGCTTTTATTGCAATGTTCAATTTTTTTCTAACCAATATTATTGGAAGTTTTGATGGTATTGGCTCTTGGAAATTTACCAGTTTAAATGAAATGGTAAAAAGCAACACCATTTATCAAAGTTTTAACCTCCAAATGATTCTTGGTTATGTATTTGCTCCGGTTGCTTGGCTCATCGGAATTAGTTCAAACGACATGATTCTATCCGGACAATTGCTCGGTGAGAAAACCGTTCTGAATGAGTTTATTGCCTATATTTCCTTGTCAAACTTCGAACATTCAGCGGCCTTTGTCCATCAGCGTTCAATAGTAATATTAACCTATGCCCTTTGCGGATTTTCAAATTTTGCAAGTATTGGAATTCAAATTGGAGGAATCGGCACGTTAGCTCCAAATCAACGCACAACTCTTGCAAAACTGGGCATGAGAGCATTATTGGGGGGCACATTGGCTTGTTTAATGACTGCCGCTATAGCCGGAATTTTCTACTAA